The following DNA comes from Equus quagga isolate Etosha38 unplaced genomic scaffold, UCLA_HA_Equagga_1.0 73535_RagTag, whole genome shotgun sequence.
ccagccagggctcagggctgggatggggcccTCCTCTGGAGGGGGAGGGTCTGGCACAGGGGCGCAGATGCTAACAAGAGTGCCTTGGGAGGCCGGTGTTTAAGGAAAGGCCAGGCCACTGACTCTCTGGCCCATCAGCCTCCCCGCAGTGCTATCTATTTCCTGCTGGGAACCTGGGTGGGCCAAGGGCAGGATTGCAGGGAGCCCCTGCGGTTTCCCTGTTGGACCCTGCAGCTGGCCACTCTGCACGTCAGCTTTGGTGGCTCCCACGTGGAGGGCCATGCCTACCTTCTGCCAGGCCACCTGGAGCATCTCAAGGCCATTGAAGCCGAATGGAAAGGTGAGGGGACTGGAGTCTGGGGAGACTGTCTGTGTTGAGGTTCACGGGCTAGCGTTCCCTTAGAGGCAGTGGAGTCCTTTCTATCTTTGGAAAGGCACAGAAACTGTCAGGTGTGTGCGTGAAACTTTCTCTTTATCCTGCTCCAGAGCCAGCTCCAAAGCTCCTGCCActtccagagccagagccagtgcCAGCCCCCGGGCTGGAGCCAGCTGCACCTCCAGTCTCACCACGTGTGGTAGAGCTGGAGCCAGCAGCCCCTGAGTCGGCCACTCCAGGACCAGAGCAAGGGCCACCAGTAAaggcagccccagagcccagctgccCCTGGGCCATGACCACCGAGGACCAGCTGCGGGAGGAGAAGCCGAACATCTTGgacttccctccccagctggtggcagagcagatGACGAGGATGGCTGCAGTGAGCAGAGGAGCTCGCCGGGCGGGTGGCCCCTGCCTTCCTGGTGCCATGAGCCACCCCACACCTGCCATTCCCTGCTCGGGATTCCAATGATCTGGGTCCaaatccctgctccctcccttatCAACACTGTGACCTGGGCAGATTTCATTCTCCCCAAGCCTTCGCTGTCCCCTAACGAACAGGGGACAGTAGAGACGGACACTCAGCACCTGCTGTATAGGGTGGCTGTGCCGATGATTGAggtgggagagagtggaaggtgGGCAGAGTCTGGCCCTTTGGTCGGGGATGGGCACTCACTGAAGTGCTGCCAGGTCCTTGGGTGGATCCCCCATCTGCGCAGGTGTCCCGGACAGCCTCGGCACTTATCAGGAAGGTGATGTGTATTGAGTCCAGTGGAGACAGTCAAACAAAGCTGGGGGTTGTCCCTGCCTCGGGGGGAATGTGcatgggaatggggagtgggacTCGAGGGGCACtgggatgggtggatgatggcCCTTCTGGTGGGCATGTGTGGGCTGCCTTCTGGAGCTTGGAGGAAGTGAGACAGGGCTGGGAGCAaatgtcccctcccttccccacagtcCTGAGTCCGGGGTCATCCTGGACTGGGTGCATTCAGTGGACACAGACAAAACCCAGGGACTCCCATAAGCCTCAGGCCAGATGCTCTGCTTCCTGAGCTCCAGTTCTGATCTCACCCTGCCTGGGCCTATGGGGGACTGTGGACGCTGAGCTGGGGTGTGGCAGGACCGGGTGACACTCCGCATCTTCTGCAGGAGCTGTTCAAGACGTTGGTGCCCGCCCACTGCCTCGGCTCCAACTGGTCTGAGTGCGACAACAGGGAACGCGAGTCCCTGGCACCCACCGTCCGTGACACTGTGATGCACGACAACACCGTGGCCAATTGCATCCTCGTCACCTGCCTTGGGGACGCGAGCATGACAGCACAGGACAGGGCCAGGGTGGTTGAGCTGTGGATCAGGGTGGCTGAGGTAAGCATTGGCACGCCCTGTCTGGATGCATGGGAATTGCCTCTTGTTTCTCAGCTCTCAGGATTGAAGTCTGGGGTCTTAGTCCCTGGACTGTCCCTTGACCCTCATGCCAGGGCCACGTTGACCTTGACTTGAGGTCCCAGTGGGGACAAGCTCAATTCCTTGTGAGCAGTGTTATTCATCGTGTGGCAGGTGTGCCCTCCCTGGCTTCCCTGGGCATGTGTGTCCCCCAGGACAGGAGAAGTCCGTGAGGGGACAGAAACCAGAGGCAGCAGAGCTTCAGCTCCACCTCACGGCTCCATCTCTTTGCTTCCCCAGGAGTGCCGAGGCCTCGGGAACTTCTGTTCCCTCCACACAATCCTTTCTGCCCTGCAGAGCCCTGCCATTGCCTGTCTCCAAGACACCTGGGGACAAGTTTCCAGGTGGGTAGTGGGTAGTCTGCTCTCCAGCCAAGCACCATGAGGGTGAGGTGGCCCAGGCAACCTCATTTGGGCCGGCATGTCCCCCAACGTCAGCTGAGACCACCTGGGAGACAGCGAACACCGGGCACAGGGACTGACCTGGGTGCTGGGTCTCTGACTCTCTCAGTGCCCTTAGGCCAGCAGTTCCATCCCAGGGATTCATTTCCTTCCAGACCAGATCCTGGCTTGAGCCCAGGTGGAGATTGTCAGGTGTTTCCTTTGCAGCAACAGAAGCCTCTATGCAGCTGAAACCAACACTGTTCCAAGGAGATCTGTTTGGGACATCTGGGAATGGAGGCCCCAAGGGACAAGAGGAGAGGCCCCTCCACAGTCCCATGGGGACCTTAGAGCTCAGAGCACCCCAGAGAAATCCCTCATCCAGGCCCCAGGCAGTTTGGATCTGCTGGGTTCTCAAACAAATGGGACTTGCCTTCAAGCATcccacagttttgctttctttctttctttctttctttccccaccccaCAGGGAGAGTTCTCGAACCTGGAAGAAGTGGGTCAGGAGAGAGAAACGCATGAGCAGGGAGCTGCTAGTGCAGGTAACCTGGAGGCTGGAGATCTGGAAGGAggccagaaggagaggggaggggaacatCCTGAGGGGATCCTAGGAGGTGAGGCTATGGCAAGGCTTGGCCCAGGCTGGGGGTCAGAGAGCCCTGTGAGGGTGGGGCAGGCCGGGGCCACTCGGCCAGGTCCCCCAAgacaccctgccctccccctccctgtctgTTCAGCTGGGGTCTGGATGCACCCCTGGAGTCCAGAGGTCGGGGCCTTGGTCAGATTTGGAGCCAGGGGTGGGGTGAAGGTAGCGGGGACAGGGCCTGTAGCTGGCACAGGGAGCAGCCTCTCCCAGTGGGTCCTTGAGCCAGTCACTGCCCCTCTGGGGGCCTccgtctcctcctctgggaagtggaGGGAAATGATCAGCGGTGCAGGCCTCCCAGGGGGGTGCTACCATCCAAGGGAGGACAGGAACGGGAGGAGATTTGTGCCGGTTCCTCCtcgagaggtgaggggagagcagtgATGACACGCAGATGACTCTGAGTCCTCAGGAGACTCCTGGAAGCAGGTGACATTCTCCTCACACttttcagctgaggaaagagggccagggaggcctgggcaggcccaaggtcacacaggactGAGTCCTGGAGCTGGGACTGGTCTAGAATCAGAGCAccctggaggtgggagcagcagaggcagcaggggacTGGAGCCGATGGCCAGGGTCTGAGATCAGGGGCCTTGGGGGGACATGTGGAGGGGAGTATGGGCACACTGACCCTGTCTTCGGCCCCAACAGGAGGCGACCTCCGTGTTAAAGACTGCAGAGAGGGCACgccagggagcccaggagaggcagtggcagcaggtgagggtgactgtgggggaggggcgtAGGAGTCAGAGGAGAGGTGGTGCCTCCTCCCAGCTGGAGGCCTCCCTCGGGAGAGGGGCCTTCCTCCTCAGGCGAATCTGCTGTGGCTGCCAAGCATGACGGGCCTGCAGTGGcagtgagcaggaggaggcctggaagggctggcagcagggcagatttggggtggggaagggcaggggccaCTGCCCCTAGGAGGCGCCAACAGCCATCCCTGGGACTTGACTGATGGAGTTTGGTGTTCCTGgaggggagcgggggagggaattgtgtgtgttggggtgtccCGAGGATCCTAGGCTGCTCTGTGTGGGGGCGTGtggtgggcaggaggctgggctgaAGGGTTTCAGGGGAAGGTTCATGGGGGCACCTGAGAGCGGGAGCTCATCACCATGCCCATCCTGATGGCGACACAGGGTGTCGTCCCCTCCCTGGTGACGTTCTTCCGTTCCCTGGAGCTGCTGGACGGTACGATGGAGGATTATGTGGAGGTGAATGAGCCCGGAGGTGGGTCCAGGGGCTCAGgctcctgagggtggggaggagagagtccTGTCCTGAGCCCTGAGCTCTCTGCATTTGGCAAAGGTCCTCTCAGCAGGGCCTCCAGCCTCGTGTGGGAGTTGGGGTGTCAGGCCCATCTCCCCAGTGGGTGATGCAGGCTCTGCATAAGCCACCGTCCAggttccctgggctgctgaggctcagagctgcctGACTGTGTGGCCGCAGGAGGTGGTGTCTGAGCTggactcagcctctccctctggccctgccagtgagggaagagaagtcGGGCCCCTCCCAGTCAGGAAGCACATCAGTGGCTGAGCTGTCCCTTCCTGCCTGAGGCCTGAGTCTCCCCACGTGTCATCAGAGAGGTTTGGGTTACAAGGTCTCTTGCCTCAGTTGCTCTGTGCCCCCTGCTCTGGAGCCCAGAGACTGGCCCAGGTCCAAGTCTGGGCTCTGGATGGGCCTGCCCACTGGCAGTAGAGCAGCATTGCAAGAGGTGTGGATGGGGGCTAGTGCTGGCCAAGGGGGCTGTTTCTGATGGACTGCGGCTGTCTGCTTTCCAGGGCAATGTGCTCAACTGTCGGAAATGGAATGAAGTAAGCGGCTGCGGCCTCccggtggggagggtgggggttggAAATCAGAGACCCCCCCGCAGTGGGCAGGACCCCCTCTGGCCCAATCCCCAGGGTGGAACATTTATTTGCACAGTTCGATATACAGAGCTAGGGATCCTATGGCAttggtgg
Coding sequences within:
- the LOC124234411 gene encoding ral guanine nucleotide dissociation stimulator-like; translation: MHDNTVANCILVTCLGDASMTAQDRARVVELWIRVAEECRGLGNFCSLHTILSALQSPAIACLQDTWGQVSRESSRTWKKWVRREKRMSRELLVQEATSVLKTAERARQGAQERQWQQGVVPSLVTFFRSLELLDGTMEDYVEGNVLNCRKWNEQFKLMEEIELLQEAANLYTVQPDEHFGAWFQAVEPLSKEESYSLSCQLEPRYHWVRKIRLFFKHKKNRSGQNTRPPTKGPVGVVDDPPETS